The DNA sequence TAATGCCATTTATGTCACCTCATTGAAAGACCACGCCTGTTTGGGCGTGGTCCCTTTCTTTCTATGTTTTAATTTACTGCTGTGCTTTCTTGCGCTTTCTGAGTATGATCCAGATTATGATTCCTGCAAGAATAAGAACTGCAAGAATGATCAGAATGATAACAACCGGTGAAAGCTTCTGTCTTAGCTGGAAGGAGAATACTTCTCCCGTCTCAGCATCAAAAGTTGATGATACGTTACCGGCCGCATCTGCTGCTGTTACCTTCACTTCATATTTTCCATAATCAGATACCTGGAAGTCATATGAATTTGTATCCTTATACAACGTTGGATCAATAGTCTTGCCATTGATCACAATCTCCGTGATCGTATCATCCGGGTCTTCCAGTCCGATCGACATTGTAAATGGATTTCTTACAACGCTCTTATCGTCCACACCACTTATAATGATTCGAGGTGCAGTTCCGTCATAGGTGAAATCAAATGTATTCGTAGTCTTATGTCCGACCTCATCTGTTACTTCAATCATCATCGTATGATATCCGTCTGTCAGATCGGAGAAATCAACGAAGTCGATTCCATCCAGCTTAACACTTGCTGTAAATACAGAAGTATCATTTACAGTCCAGAATGCATCATAGCCTTTATCCTTGATATCCGAGAAATCTTTGCTGTTCAGCAACAGATCTCCATTCTCATTTCTACGGGCTGCAAAGCCTTCCATCTTCTCTGTATTCTCAACCGATGGCGGGGTATTATCTACCGTGAACGCCATACTGTAATCCTTTGCCTTATTACCAATCGCATCCTGTGCTGAGATCTCAACTGTATAGACACCATCATCTTCAAACCGCTGGCTGCCTCTGCTGACCTCAGAACTGCTGCTGAAGTTCTTAAAGTAGCCGGATGATACATCTTTACCATCCTTATGAACGGTGATCGATACTTTATTTGTAGCAAAGAATGTCTCCTTTACTTCCAGATTCATATCTACATAGTCTTTTGAATCATCAGAAGCACCACCGACGATCTGGTATTCGCTTATATTTGACTTCTTGCTGTTTACTGCCGTTACAAATAACTCAGGCGCATTCTTATCTACCTTGAATGTCTTCGTTACGGCAGCCGCTGTATTGCCAACCATATCCTTTGCATTAAATGTGATCGTATATTCACCATCTTCTGTAAAGGAATATGTAGCTGTATGTGGATTACCACTTGAGAAATTGCCTGTATTCAGTGTAGCTATATTTGTTGTTCCTGCTCCGTCTGTCTTCTTTGTGATAGTTGCCGTAACATCTGTACTGCCAAGTGACGAACCATCATAAGAAAATGGGAATGCCTCATTTACGGAAAGAGTCGCTGTACAATCCGTTGTCTGAGAATCCGCAACACCTGTAATTGACAGAACCGGTGCGGTCTTATCGATTCGGAAGGTTACATTTTCTGCAATCTTCTTATTTCCGGCTTTATCCTCTGCAGATACGGAAATCTCATAATCACCTTCATCGGTAAATACAAGATCCGGATTTGCGGTAGTTGTCTTCCAGATTTCTTTTCTGTAATCCTTATTATATACAACTGCTCCGGAAGCATCCTTCCTTATCACATGTACGATGTATTCTTTTCCTTTATAATTATCTGCAATATTTACATTTAAGGCTACATTCCCATTGTTCAGCTTGCTTACGGTCGCTATACCGATCGTCGGAGCCGACTTATCAACAATGAAGCTAACCTTATCTTCCGCAAGGTTTCCGAATGCATCCTCTGCTTTAATCTTCAGGTTATAGATGCCTTCTGCATTTCTCTTAACCTCGAATGTACCATCTGTACCATTTAAGACAAATACATCATCCGCATCTCCGTTCACAGATTTATTCTTATCAGAAACTGTTATCTTATGCTTCTTTTCAAACTGCTCTTTTACATTGATCTTGAATCTTACGCCCTTGTTATAATATCCGTCATTCTCATCCGGATAAGGTGTGATCGTAATCTCCGGTGCTGTTCCATCCACTTTGAATTTGGATGCATTCTGATCATAGATCACTTCATTTCCGGCCTTATCTTTTCCGACCACTGTGAAATAATATGAACATGCCTTGCCATCCATCTCATCACAATTAGCGGTTGCCGTCAGCTCATTTGCACTGGTCTGCTTTACTTTAACGGTTTTCTTCTTATACTTTGTGCCATTGTAGTATTTATAATGCTGAATAACAGTGAAGTCATCCTTATCAAGTGCCTCATTATCTGTAATTGTGATCGCAACCTCTGTACCTGTCGACAAACCATCTTCCGGCACACCATCAATCTCTGCCTCCGGTCTTTCCTTGTCGATCGTGAACTGCATCTCGGTTACGGCATCTTCATTGCCTGCTCCGTCTACTGCAACGACAGTCCAGTCATAGAAGCCTGCCTTGCTTGCAGAGAATTCAAATGTCTTCTCACACAGATCGTCAAGTGTATATGTCTTGATCGCTTTCTTCTTATAATCAGAAGCCTTTGTTGCAAGATCATAGTCTTCTGTATTCAGAAGATATACAACCGTTCCAAGTGCAAATTGCTCTTTTACATTTGCTTTAAATGTAACCTTATCATTGTAATAATAATCTTTTTCCTCTGATACGATATCCGGTGTTACTGATATCTCCGGATTCATATCATCGTAATAGAAGGTCTTACTTGTTGTGCTTGAAACATTCCCTGAATTATCAGTTGTTTCCACATTGAAATAATATTTCATCGGCTTACCGTCAATAACCTCACAGGAATTAACAGTTGCCTTTGTTGTCTTAATATCTGTATTTTCCGAAAGAACAGTTAGCTGTCCCTTTGTACCGTCATAAGTTTCATAGTATTCAGTAATCTTTACCTTATCAGCGCTGATTCCATAATCATCTTTTACATTGATCGTGATCGGATGTTTTGAATCATTTCTGTATATTCCATTGTCAGGAATACCGGTAAAGCTGATATCTGCAGGCTTTCCGTCGATCACAAAATGACAGGTCGCTGTATTCACATTTCCGACTTCATCATATGCGTATACTGTCACTTCATACGTGCCGGCTTCACTATATGTAAATGCTGCAGATGCATTCTTACTTGCTGTTACCTGCTGTTCCTGCTCAGCAACTGCCTTTCCATCGCAGATTGCTTCCGCGTTAAATGATGTAATGAAATGGTTATCCTCCGCTGATGCACTTACCGTAACCGCCGAACCATTCCAGTAGCTCTTAAGATTCAGACTTCCGTCATCTGCCATATCGGCGATCGCAACGCGATCAGGGCTAATGCTGTCGATCTCAAACTGATATGGAATACCTTCATCAGAAACATTCTTTGATATACCGTTTCCAGCCATATCATCGATATAGAATGTGATCGTATATGGCTGATTCTCCTGAATACCTGCTGTCAATTCAAACGTCTGCTCTAACTCTTTTTTCGGATCCGTCGATAAGTTTTCAGACACGATCTCCTGTCCGTTCTGATCTGTAATCTTATAACTCCTGATTGCAATGCTGTCCTTTGCAGCTATCTTGATCTTAGGAACTGTAGTTTTTGAATAATAATATACATTATCGATACCGGCTTCATAGTCTACAAATTCCATCGTTGTAACAGATGGAGCACTCTTATCGTACGCGATCGTACAGCTCTTTTCTGTTGTATTTGCATCACTCTCAAGATCTATATAATGATGCTTTGTCTTGATATTGAAAGAATAGACTCCTTCTTTTTGTAATGTATAAATAAGAGTAAGGGTTGTATTTATACCGGAACTATTCTTCGCAATCGTCGGTGTGATCTGTTCACCTGTAGTACCTGTTACATCCGAATCCCTTCTTACCACATTACTGATCACATCGTTCTGATCAAGATCAAGTCCTGTAACCTTGTATGTTACTGTAACATTATTGCCACCTGTATATACAAGATCGGAGAGATCTAACGGTGTACCATCCGCATTTGCCGTAATTTCGTCCGTAAGTGTTTCATTATTTACGATAACCGTAAACTTCTGTGCAGCTTCATTTCCGGCTTTATCTGTGACAGTCACAACGACATCATATACGCCTGCATCTGCAAGTGTCAGAGTGTTGTCTGCCGCTAATGCTTTCTCACTTCCGTTTACTGTAACCTTTGTACTTGCTACGCCACTTCCTGTTCCGACATCGTTTCCCGGATCTGTAGCTGTAACAGTCAATGTCTCTCCTGTTGCCCCGCTTACTACATATTTCTCATCCTGTGCTACAGCTGCATTCTTAACTGCACTCGTTACTGTTACTACAGGCTTTGTTGCATCCAGATTAAATGTGACATTTTTGATGCTGTCCAGTTCCATACGATTCGTTACTGCATAAGAGATTGTATGTACACCATCTTCCAAATCTACTGTATCACTATCCCAATCTGTATATGTATAAGTATATTTATTTCCATTTGCGGATACTTCTATATTCCTATCAAACGGTGCGCCATCAAATGTTGCTACAACAAAGTCAATCGGTGAATGATTTTCTTCTGTCTTTACATTCTTAACTGCAAGTCTGCTATACCATCTATCAGAATTATAGCTGTATGAACCAAGGCTTGTAGATGCGGATACTGATGTTCCCTGATATGTGTTTACAACACCACTTACGAAATCCGGTTCATCATCATCGATAAATACGATCGCACCGTTTTCGTCAAATGTATATGTAGAGACTTCTGTATAGTCTGAATCGCATACACTGATCGCAACTTTATAATCTTCTCCGGTTGCTGAAGACTTCGGAATCGATACACTTGCTTTATAGCAGCCTGCATCTACATCCTCTGTCATATCTGCTTTCTGCCATTCTCCCCATACAGCACCATTTGCCAGTCTGTATTTCAGGGTCAGCGGCATAAGGCTTCCATCTACTGTCTCCTTTGCAGAGACAGTTACTTTGATCGAAGCATCTACCTTATTCAGAAGTTCCTGAATCTTGTCTCCAACCTTCTTTACCGTTGTATTCTCACTTGCTGTTACATCTGTAATCTGAACTGTCGTTGGATAAAGGATCTTTACAGCCGATACACCAGACTCTCCGCCGCGGTTTGTAACCGTGAATTCATAAGTTCCGGCTTCATTAACTGTTAATGCATAATTACCATCGTCATCTGCATCTATGATCGTCTCTGCACCACCATCCACAGTATAAGCTACCTTTGTGATATCAGCAGGGTCTTCTGATTCCTGACGGATATATGTATCATCTGTACCATCAGCAATCGCCAGCTTAATATTGACAGATGATCCCGGTTTTGCATAATAATAACCTGTTTTAGCGATCAGCTCATCGCTCTCTGTTACAGACGCCTGAATCGTCGGAACCGGTACTGCCGGAACCGGATCATTACCTTCGTCACTATATACGGCAACGATACCGGCAAAGTCATATATGCCCTCTTCCTTCGTTGTCTTATATACAGCGAACCGGTACTCATCATCCACCGTTTCAACCTTTACTTTTTTGATCTTGGACGCTTTCTTTGGTGCATCCTTCTCATCTGCATCACAGGAAGTTGCTACCTTCTGATCCTCATTAGCATCGTCAGCATCGAGTGCTTCCATCAGATAGTCGCCCTTAAATGTAACTGCCGACTCTAACGGAACCGTAATCTCAATCTCCTTAACACTGTCAATCTTAACGCTTCCGTCTTTTGCTTCTTTATACTTTACTTTCTTTGGAATATAATCTTCCAGATCAATGACCTCTTTTGAGAACTCATCTTTCGCCGCTATTCCAAATCTGTTATCTATCGCCACCAGTGACAACAGCATAACAGCCGTCATGACCAACGCGATCAATCGATGCAAATACTTATTCTTTTTCATATTGGTCATTCCCTCCTTATATTGATTCATCTGTATGTACTACGACGATATCTGTTACTATCTTGAAACCTGCACGATCCTTTATTTCCGGCTTCGTTCCATGAACCGCCTCATTTAAAAGAACGTTCGTTGCTTCTTCATCCGATGTCAGAACATTAGTTGCTTCCTCATCATCCACCGCTGCCAGAATATCGGTTGCTCCTTCTGCATCATCTTCCATCATCAGAACATCGGTTGCTCCCTCCATATCATCTTCCATCGTCAGAACATCGGTTGCTCCCTCTGTATCATCTTCCATCGTCAGAACATCGGTTGCTTCATCTGCATCATCTTCCGGCGTCAATACGTCAGTTGCCTCATCGTAATCTACATCCGCCGATAATATATCGGTTTCTCTCTCGTAATCATCCGGTTCTGTTAAGATATCTGTCTCTTTCTCGTAATCATCCGGTCCCTGTAAGATATCTGTCTCACGCTCGAACTCATCCATCCGGCTCTGCTGTTCTTTCTTAAGCTCATTGACTGCCTTTTGATACCGTTCATTACCTTTCTTTTCCAGTTCTTCTGAACGGGAGGTCTTCCGTTTGATATCTCTTACCTCGATCTTTCCGGTACTATCCTTAGACTTGATCGCGTCCTTCTTGGAAGCACCGCTTCCCTGAACACTCTCATATCCCTTTTCCCGGATCTCCCTGATCTGCTTTCTCGCGGTACTTCCGGACAGATCACCGATCACCTTTGGTATATCTAACTTTACAAACAAAATAACTGCAACAACCGCAAATACAACTGCAAGAGCTATGCCACCGAATAACATTATATTGCATATAGTTTCATTCATTGTTATCACCCTCACTCTCACTTAGCAGCTGCTGTGCCATCAATTACTCCGGCAATTGCAGAATTCACGATTAACGAGTTCCATTCATTGTTACCACGATTTGCAAGTATATTAATCTTCTTACCTGCATTGTAAACTGCCTGTACCTTGGATATTCCTTCACTTCTCCACTTCTTTGGATTAGATCCGTATTCTCCCGAATATCTGTCGTACAGATAATTCAGATGACTTACATATATGTCTGCCGCAAAATCCTCTGTACCCATGCTGTCTTCTGCCGTCTTATATATCTTTTCAGCTGAATCATAATAATCTTTCTTACCGCTAGAAACTGCAAGTGCTATATATGTCTCAGCTTCTTCCTTCATATATTTGACATAAGATTTCTTTGTATTGTCAGAAATATTCTTGTCTGTAATATCGATACTTGC is a window from the Lachnospiraceae bacterium GAM79 genome containing:
- a CDS encoding Ig-like domain-containing protein yields the protein MKKNKYLHRLIALVMTAVMLLSLVAIDNRFGIAAKDEFSKEVIDLEDYIPKKVKYKEAKDGSVKIDSVKEIEITVPLESAVTFKGDYLMEALDADDANEDQKVATSCDADEKDAPKKASKIKKVKVETVDDEYRFAVYKTTKEEGIYDFAGIVAVYSDEGNDPVPAVPVPTIQASVTESDELIAKTGYYYAKPGSSVNIKLAIADGTDDTYIRQESEDPADITKVAYTVDGGAETIIDADDDGNYALTVNEAGTYEFTVTNRGGESGVSAVKILYPTTVQITDVTASENTTVKKVGDKIQELLNKVDASIKVTVSAKETVDGSLMPLTLKYRLANGAVWGEWQKADMTEDVDAGCYKASVSIPKSSATGEDYKVAISVCDSDYTEVSTYTFDENGAIVFIDDDEPDFVSGVVNTYQGTSVSASTSLGSYSYNSDRWYSRLAVKNVKTEENHSPIDFVVATFDGAPFDRNIEVSANGNKYTYTYTDWDSDTVDLEDGVHTISYAVTNRMELDSIKNVTFNLDATKPVVTVTSAVKNAAVAQDEKYVVSGATGETLTVTATDPGNDVGTGSGVASTKVTVNGSEKALAADNTLTLADAGVYDVVVTVTDKAGNEAAQKFTVIVNNETLTDEITANADGTPLDLSDLVYTGGNNVTVTYKVTGLDLDQNDVISNVVRRDSDVTGTTGEQITPTIAKNSSGINTTLTLIYTLQKEGVYSFNIKTKHHYIDLESDANTTEKSCTIAYDKSAPSVTTMEFVDYEAGIDNVYYYSKTTVPKIKIAAKDSIAIRSYKITDQNGQEIVSENLSTDPKKELEQTFELTAGIQENQPYTITFYIDDMAGNGISKNVSDEGIPYQFEIDSISPDRVAIADMADDGSLNLKSYWNGSAVTVSASAEDNHFITSFNAEAICDGKAVAEQEQQVTASKNASAAFTYSEAGTYEVTVYAYDEVGNVNTATCHFVIDGKPADISFTGIPDNGIYRNDSKHPITINVKDDYGISADKVKITEYYETYDGTKGQLTVLSENTDIKTTKATVNSCEVIDGKPMKYYFNVETTDNSGNVSSTTSKTFYYDDMNPEISVTPDIVSEEKDYYYNDKVTFKANVKEQFALGTVVYLLNTEDYDLATKASDYKKKAIKTYTLDDLCEKTFEFSASKAGFYDWTVVAVDGAGNEDAVTEMQFTIDKERPEAEIDGVPEDGLSTGTEVAITITDNEALDKDDFTVIQHYKYYNGTKYKKKTVKVKQTSANELTATANCDEMDGKACSYYFTVVGKDKAGNEVIYDQNASKFKVDGTAPEITITPYPDENDGYYNKGVRFKINVKEQFEKKHKITVSDKNKSVNGDADDVFVLNGTDGTFEVKRNAEGIYNLKIKAEDAFGNLAEDKVSFIVDKSAPTIGIATVSKLNNGNVALNVNIADNYKGKEYIVHVIRKDASGAVVYNKDYRKEIWKTTTANPDLVFTDEGDYEISVSAEDKAGNKKIAENVTFRIDKTAPVLSITGVADSQTTDCTATLSVNEAFPFSYDGSSLGSTDVTATITKKTDGAGTTNIATLNTGNFSSGNPHTATYSFTEDGEYTITFNAKDMVGNTAAAVTKTFKVDKNAPELFVTAVNSKKSNISEYQIVGGASDDSKDYVDMNLEVKETFFATNKVSITVHKDGKDVSSGYFKNFSSSSEVSRGSQRFEDDGVYTVEISAQDAIGNKAKDYSMAFTVDNTPPSVENTEKMEGFAARRNENGDLLLNSKDFSDIKDKGYDAFWTVNDTSVFTASVKLDGIDFVDFSDLTDGYHTMMIEVTDEVGHKTTNTFDFTYDGTAPRIIISGVDDKSVVRNPFTMSIGLEDPDDTITEIVINGKTIDPTLYKDTNSYDFQVSDYGKYEVKVTAADAAGNVSSTFDAETGEVFSFQLRQKLSPVVIILIILAVLILAGIIIWIILRKRKKAQQ